Genomic window (Agrobacterium larrymoorei):
CCGAGTTCATCGCCGATCTTGAGAGCCCTCTCAAGATTGACGCGCGTTCCCGTTGCCCAAGCGGAGATGGTGGTGAGGCGAAGTGCCTCTTCCCAGGCTTCCACCTCATACCAGCGCTCGTTGCTGCCCTCTTCCGGCAGCCTCGTCACCGTCAGGCAGACGCCGCCATGGGAAATGGACGCGCCCATATCGATGGTCTTCGGATCGTAGTTGGTCGCCACGCGCAGCCGCACGCCCTCGGCCAGCGGATGAAGCTCGGAAACAGTTCCAACATCGGTGACGATACCGGTAAACATCAAAGCGACCTTTCATAATCGAAACAGCGGTCAGCACCATAGACGGTCTCACCGACCAGGGAATAGGTGTCAGGCATATCGGCGCGTTTGATCGGCGTTTCAATACCGTTGGCACCGATTACGACCGGGCTTTCGAACAGCAGGATGCGATCCACCAAGCCCGCGTCGAGAAAAGCCTTTGCAGCAACCGCCCCGCCTTCGACGAGAAGTTCCGACAGTCCTCGCGCGCCGAGTATGAGCAGCAGATCTTCGAGATTTTTCGCGCTTAGCACTTCAGCACCTGCCGATGCCAGCCGAGCGCGTCTTTCCGCAAGGTCGCGCTCCTCTGCGCCACTGGGCATCTCCACGACGACAAGCGGGACATCGCGAGCGGTCTTCACCAGCTTCGAGTTGGTCGGCAACTCCAACCGTCGGTCGAGCACGAAACGAATGGGCGAATGCTGCTCCATTCCCGATATGCGGACATTGAGTTCGGGATCATCCGCGATCGCGGTGCCGATACCCACGAGAATGCCGTCGCAGCGGGCGCGCAATTCATGCACGGCACGGCGAGATTCTGCTCCGGTAATCGCAACCTGACCGGCACCCTTACGGCCGATCATGCCATCCGCAGAGACCGCAAGTTTC
Coding sequences:
- the ribD gene encoding bifunctional diaminohydroxyphosphoribosylaminopyrimidine deaminase/5-amino-6-(5-phosphoribosylamino)uracil reductase RibD; this encodes MAPRAEDERFMARAIEVSRRNTGFTDTNPSVGCVLVKDGVIVAEAVTSIGGRPHAERNALDLAGEAARGATAYVTLEPCAHWGKTPPCANALAHHGVARVVVAVDDPDERVSGRGYQVLRDAGIEVQTGVLRREGERALAAYLTRKIKRRPHVILKLAVSADGMIGRKGAGQVAITGAESRRAVHELRARCDGILVGIGTAIADDPELNVRISGMEQHSPIRFVLDRRLELPTNSKLVKTARDVPLVVVEMPSGAEERDLAERRARLASAGAEVLSAKNLEDLLLILGARGLSELLVEGGAVAAKAFLDAGLVDRILLFESPVVIGANGIETPIKRADMPDTYSLVGETVYGADRCFDYERSL